A single genomic interval of Littorina saxatilis isolate snail1 linkage group LG17, US_GU_Lsax_2.0, whole genome shotgun sequence harbors:
- the LOC138953450 gene encoding uncharacterized protein has translation MNARSCRSFGQQETEVDRRCTFSIKPETVHTRPPHTQKDSVMLVQGTPLFKNDKNGNPMGDPDPTNLALLAKTAIIGYQINDLPDEILVRIFGYLHPIQHELPILAVVCCKWRRLLASSGRLWRDLYVDPRGYRYWHFSLLCCIFRQYGQHVQRLTWFEHSPVYESVFSLIPRLSNLRHLRLPILWTRAVVDSLQPLCRLEHVQINGGFSLSDEDLARVGNSFPELKVVSINACWKITANGMRDFLGSLPKLESLKLKINSGLPLSDVRSEHAMREGARIVQMVADSPWAALVSVLCLHFVPIEMDELWTVVKRMTNLKKLSVSNCEHLHGIRLVSDSLQKFYLFNLWNVLFVSVEAEDLRHVTIDQGLESLEHLQIRSPKLRRACINGGNVLRTLNLKGGKLSFLELSNCEELDMRTVRDTLFKNPRLVVLKVGCLAVDSLLLEENLVPSLQEVCLLGDFSCEAVHVRAPCLRLFHTEADNDIITLNHIYITANHLCKVALVGMPALKTLTVQCVSVDSIELNLCSDDQLVLDSCVIQALGSIGFLRLFDCKVNLLSVSTPLARTVVLYRCHMTDYVLQMALHGCPNIAHLNLEKCRNITQVGVEALPLKFLNLFGCRDVHRLELDCPQLLAINLGQCPNVRLYVGGVEQDLADLCGRGVQIVLPGDSIRWTHDYPPQLYVCS, from the exons ATGAACGCCAGATCATGCAGGTCATTCGGTCAGCAAGAAACAGAAGTTGACAGGAGATGCACCTTCTCAATAAAGCCTGAGACCGTCCACACGCGCCCACCACACACCCAAAAAGACAGCGTCATGTTGGTACAGGGCACACCGCTTTTCAAGAACGATAAAAATGGGAACCCCATGGGTGACCCAGACCCTACCAACCTCGCCCTGTTGGCAAAGACTGCGATCATTGGTTACCAAATCAACGATCTCCCGGACGAGATCCTCGTACGGATCTTCGGCTACTTGCACCCCATACAGCACGAGTTGCCCATCCTGGCCGTCGTCTGTTGCAAATGGAGAAGACTCTTGGCCAGTTCCGGGCGCCTGTGGAGAGACTTGTACGTAGACCCTCGTGGCTACCGCTACTGGCATTTCTCCCTCCTGTGCTGCATCTTCAGGCAATACGGCCAGCACGTGCAGAGGCTGACGTGGTTCGAGCACTCCCCTGTGTACGAGAGCGTGTTCTCTCTGATCCCTCGCCTGTCCAACCTGCGGCACCTTCGCTTGCCCATCCTGTGGACCCGTGCCGTGGTCGACTCGCTGCAGCCCCTGTGTCGACTTGAGCACGTGCAGATCAACGGAGGATTCTCTCTTTCTGACGAGGACCTGGCGAGGGTTGGAAATTCCTTTCCCGAACTCAAG GTGGTGTCCATCAACGCATGCTGGAAGATCACGGCCAACGGGATGAGGGATTTCCTGGGGTCCCTACCGAAGCTGGAGTCCCTCAAGCTAAAGATCAACTCCGGCCTGCCCCTCAGCGATGTCCGCAGCGAGCACGCCATGCGTGAAGGGGCCCGCATCGTCCAGATGGTGGCGGACAGCCCGTGGGCAGCGCTGGTCAGTGTGCTGTGTCTGCACTTCGTCCCCATCGAAATGGACGAGCTGTGGACGGTGGTCAAGCGCATGACCAACTTGAAGAAACTCAGCGTCAGCAACTGTGAG CATCTTCACGGCATTCGCCTGGTGTCGGACTCGCTGCAGAAGTTCTACCTGTTCAACCTGTGGAACGTCCTCTTCGTCAGCGTGGAGGCTGAGGACCTCCGTCACGTCACCATCGACCAGGGCCTGGAGTCACTGGAGCACCTCCAGATCCGCTCCCCCAAGCTCCGGCGCGCGTGCATCAACGGAGGCAACGTTCTGCGCACGCTCAACTTGAAAGGCGGGAAACTGAGCTTCCTGGAGCTGAGCAACTGCGAGGAGCTTGACATGCGGACCGTGCGAGACACGCTGTTCAAGAACCCCAGGTTGGTGGTGCTCAAGGTCGGATGCCTCGCCGTGGATTCCCTGTTGCTGGAGGAAAACCTGGTCCCCAGCCTTCAAGAGGTGTGTCTTCTGGGAGACTTCTCCTGCGAGGCCGTCCACGTGCGCGCTCCCTGCCTGAGATTGTTCCACACGGAGGCGGACAACGACATCATCACGCTCAACCACATCTACATCACGGCCAACCACCTCTGCAAGGTGGCCCTGGTGGGGATGCCTGCCCTGAAGACGCTGACggtacagtgtgtgtctgtggacaGCATTGAGCTCAACCTGTGCAGTGACGACCAGCTGGTGCTCGACTCCTGTGTCATCCAAGCCCTCGGCTCCATAGGCTTCCTCAGACTTTTCGACTGCAAG GTCAACCTGTTGTCGGTCAGCACGCCGCTAGCCCGCACGGTGGTGCTGTACCGCTGTCACATGACCGACTACGTCCTGCAGATGGCGCTGCACGGCTGTCCCAACATCGCGCACCTCAACCTCGAGAAGTGCCGCAACATCACCCAGGTGGGCGTCGAGGCCTTGCCCCTCAAATTCCTCAACCTCTTCGGATGCAGAGACGTTCACCGCCTGGAGCTGGACTGTCCTCAGCTGCTGGCCATCAACCTCGGCCAGTGTCCCAACGTCCGGCTGTACGTGGGAGGGGTTGAGCAGGACTTGGCTGACCTGTGTGGGCGTGGCGTTCAGATCGTCCTGCCCGGTGACTCTATACGCTGGACTCACGACTATCCACCCCAGCTCTATGTGTGTAGCTGA